A region of Streptomyces deccanensis DNA encodes the following proteins:
- a CDS encoding LacI family DNA-binding transcriptional regulator, whose amino-acid sequence MAHPYTIREIARQAGLSQATVDRVLNGRGGVRESTAREVHQAVRDLDRQRTQVRIGGRTFMVDIVMQTPDRFSTAVREALEAELPSLHPAVVRSRFHFRETGPAAEMVRVLDRIGRRGSQGVILKAPDVPEVTAAVERLVAAGIPVVTYVTDLPGSPRCAYVGIDNRAAGATAAYLLRQWLGDRPGAVLVTISRSFYRNEEEREMGFRGVMRAVAPQRALVEVTDSDGLDATQRDLVLDALEREPEIAAVYSIGGGNTATLDAFAALGRAPHVFVAHDLDHDNTRLLREHRLSAVLHHDLRQDVRRACQTIMRAHQALPDEGPFLPSAIQVVTPYNMPPGAGAVTG is encoded by the coding sequence GGCCACGGTCGACCGGGTCCTCAACGGCCGGGGAGGAGTGCGCGAGAGCACCGCCCGTGAGGTGCACCAGGCCGTCCGGGACCTGGACCGGCAGCGGACGCAGGTGCGCATCGGCGGCCGTACGTTCATGGTCGACATCGTGATGCAGACCCCGGACCGGTTCTCCACCGCCGTCCGGGAGGCGCTGGAGGCCGAACTGCCGTCCCTGCACCCGGCGGTCGTACGGTCCCGCTTCCACTTCCGGGAGACGGGGCCGGCCGCGGAGATGGTGCGGGTGCTCGACCGGATCGGGCGGCGCGGCTCGCAGGGCGTGATCCTCAAGGCGCCGGACGTCCCGGAGGTCACCGCCGCCGTCGAACGGCTGGTCGCGGCCGGGATCCCGGTGGTCACCTACGTGACGGACCTGCCGGGCAGCCCGCGCTGCGCCTACGTCGGCATCGACAACCGGGCCGCCGGGGCGACCGCCGCGTATCTGCTGCGGCAGTGGCTCGGCGACCGGCCGGGGGCCGTACTGGTGACGATCAGCCGCAGCTTCTACCGCAACGAGGAGGAGCGCGAGATGGGGTTCCGCGGGGTGATGCGGGCGGTCGCGCCGCAGCGGGCCCTCGTGGAGGTCACCGACAGCGACGGCCTCGACGCGACCCAGCGGGACCTCGTCCTCGACGCGCTGGAGCGGGAGCCGGAGATCGCCGCCGTCTACTCCATCGGCGGCGGCAACACCGCGACGCTCGACGCCTTCGCCGCGCTCGGCCGTGCGCCGCATGTCTTCGTCGCCCACGACCTCGACCACGACAACACCCGGCTGCTGCGCGAGCACCGGCTCTCCGCCGTGCTCCACCACGACCTCCGCCAGGACGTCCGCCGCGCCTGCCAAACGATCATGCGCGCCCATCAGGCCCTCCCCGACGAGGGCCCGTTCCTGCCGTCGGCGATCCAGGTGGTGACGCCGTACAACATGCCGCCGGGGGCGGGAGCGGTCACCGGCTAG
- a CDS encoding GlxA family transcriptional regulator → MSRLTGRTTSPHRVAVLALDGVYPFELGVPSRIFDATEGLYEVLTCTVDGRPVRSAADFAIAVEHGPEALSTADTVIVPSFGVSPAAARLVSTELPEPVAAALARIRPGTRVVSICTGAFVLAAAGLLDGRPATTHWALAELFRSRFPQVDLDPDVLFVDDGDILTSAGAASGIDLCLHLVRRDHGSEVANRVARRCVVPPWREGGQAQYIEQPVPQDPASGTAATRQWALERLDEPLALADLARHARMSLRTFARRFNDEVGVSPGRWLVQQRVARARHLLESTDLPVDEIAGHVGFATGTSLRQHLHAAIGVSPLTYRRTFRATAETPVPAGR, encoded by the coding sequence ATGAGTCGCCTGACCGGTCGTACGACCTCCCCGCACCGTGTGGCGGTCCTCGCCCTCGACGGGGTCTACCCCTTCGAACTCGGTGTCCCGAGCCGTATCTTCGACGCGACCGAGGGGCTGTACGAGGTGCTGACCTGCACCGTCGACGGGCGCCCGGTGCGTTCGGCGGCCGACTTCGCCATCGCCGTCGAGCACGGCCCCGAGGCGCTGTCCACGGCCGACACCGTGATCGTTCCGTCGTTCGGCGTCTCTCCGGCGGCGGCCCGGCTGGTCTCCACGGAACTGCCGGAGCCCGTGGCGGCGGCCCTGGCCCGGATCAGGCCCGGCACCCGGGTGGTGTCCATCTGCACGGGTGCCTTCGTCCTGGCCGCGGCCGGTCTCCTCGACGGCAGGCCCGCGACCACGCACTGGGCGCTGGCCGAGCTGTTCCGCAGCCGCTTCCCACAGGTCGACCTGGACCCGGACGTCCTGTTCGTCGACGACGGCGACATCCTGACCTCGGCCGGCGCCGCCTCCGGCATCGACCTCTGTCTGCATCTCGTGCGCCGGGACCACGGCAGCGAGGTCGCCAACCGGGTCGCCCGCCGCTGCGTGGTGCCGCCGTGGCGGGAGGGCGGCCAGGCCCAGTACATCGAACAGCCCGTCCCCCAGGATCCGGCCAGCGGCACCGCGGCCACCCGGCAGTGGGCCCTCGAACGCCTCGACGAGCCCCTCGCCCTGGCCGACCTCGCCCGGCACGCCCGGATGAGCCTGCGCACCTTCGCCCGCCGCTTCAACGACGAGGTCGGCGTGAGCCCCGGCCGCTGGCTCGTCCAGCAGCGGGTGGCCCGCGCCCGTCATCTCCTGGAGTCCACCGACCTCCCGGTCGACGAGATCGCCGGCCACGTCGGCTTCGCCACCGGCACGTCGCTGCGCCAGCATCTGCACGCGGCGATCGGGGTGTCCCCGCTGACGTATCGGCGTACGTTCCGCGCCACGGCCGAGACGCCCGTCCCGGCCGGCCGGTGA
- a CDS encoding NADP-dependent oxidoreductase → MRAMTQDAFGGPEVLREAELPRPVPGPGEILVRVHAAGVNPTDWKNRAFGLWQPEPLPVLGWDVSGVVEEVGLGVTLFKAGDEVFGMLPYPHGAGAYAEYAKAPARAFAHKPSNIDHVQAGALPLAALTAYQALVDTADVREGQRVLIHAAAGGVGHLAVQIAKARGAYVIGTASAGKHELLRELGADELIDYRTTDFVEVAGEVDVVLDTLAGDVRTRSVDVLGKGGTLVSILPLGGEEDAERAAARGARLEKLLVEADHGGMRAIAELVGQGKLRAHVEAVFPLAEAAKAHALGETDRTTGKIVLTVG, encoded by the coding sequence ATGCGAGCGATGACCCAGGACGCCTTCGGCGGACCGGAGGTACTGAGGGAGGCCGAACTGCCGCGTCCCGTGCCGGGACCGGGCGAGATCCTGGTCCGGGTGCACGCGGCCGGCGTCAACCCGACCGACTGGAAGAACCGTGCCTTCGGACTGTGGCAGCCCGAGCCGCTGCCGGTGCTCGGCTGGGACGTCTCCGGCGTCGTCGAGGAGGTCGGCCTCGGGGTCACCCTGTTCAAGGCCGGCGACGAGGTGTTCGGCATGCTGCCCTACCCGCACGGCGCGGGCGCGTACGCCGAGTACGCCAAGGCGCCCGCCCGGGCCTTCGCCCACAAACCGTCGAACATCGACCACGTCCAGGCGGGTGCGCTGCCGCTGGCCGCGCTCACCGCGTACCAGGCGCTCGTCGACACCGCCGACGTCCGGGAGGGGCAGCGGGTCCTGATCCACGCCGCCGCCGGGGGAGTGGGCCATCTCGCCGTGCAGATCGCCAAGGCGCGCGGCGCGTACGTCATCGGTACGGCCAGCGCCGGCAAGCACGAACTGCTGCGTGAACTGGGCGCGGACGAGCTGATCGACTACCGGACCACGGACTTCGTGGAGGTGGCCGGGGAGGTGGACGTCGTGCTGGACACCCTCGCCGGGGACGTCCGCACGCGATCCGTGGACGTGCTCGGGAAGGGCGGCACCCTCGTCTCGATCCTGCCGCTCGGCGGGGAGGAGGATGCCGAGAGGGCCGCCGCGCGGGGCGCACGGCTGGAGAAGCTGCTGGTCGAGGCCGACCACGGAGGTATGCGGGCCATCGCGGAACTCGTCGGGCAGGGCAAGCTGCGGGCCCATGTCGAGGCGGTCTTCCCGCTCGCCGAGGCGGCCAAGGCGCACGCCCTGGGGGAGACCGACCGGACGACCGGGAAGATCGTCCTCACGGTCGGCTGA
- a CDS encoding CDP-alcohol phosphatidyltransferase family protein translates to MALINTYDGRLLLSETTVGAGAQVLLLAFLGTAIGLGPAGWLTGLAFGLATWAVLNRALLRTRTRTFGPANRVTLGRAILVGAVTALVADSFQSSPPVSLFVGLTAVALILDGVDGKVARRTGTSTALGARFDMEVDAFLILVLSVYVSMSMGPWVLLIGLMRYVFVAAAKVAPWLNNSLPHSMARKTVAAVQGVFLLVAASGLLPYAAGFGFVALALGSLLWSFGRDVVWLFRNREGAAEPTATTTATATATATARATATVHETVTVTIEPAVERRTAELVTS, encoded by the coding sequence GTGGCCCTGATCAACACATACGACGGCCGGCTGTTGCTCTCGGAGACGACCGTGGGCGCGGGCGCCCAGGTCCTGCTCCTCGCCTTCCTGGGCACGGCGATCGGACTGGGCCCGGCGGGCTGGCTGACCGGGCTGGCCTTCGGGCTCGCCACCTGGGCGGTCCTCAACCGCGCCCTGCTGCGCACCCGGACCCGTACCTTCGGCCCCGCGAACCGGGTCACGCTCGGCAGGGCGATACTCGTCGGCGCCGTGACCGCGCTGGTCGCCGACTCCTTCCAGAGCTCGCCGCCGGTCTCGCTCTTCGTGGGCCTGACCGCCGTGGCGCTGATCCTGGACGGCGTCGACGGCAAGGTGGCCCGCCGGACGGGGACGTCGACCGCGCTGGGCGCCCGCTTCGACATGGAGGTCGACGCGTTCCTGATCCTGGTGCTGAGCGTCTACGTCTCCATGTCGATGGGCCCGTGGGTGCTGCTGATCGGTCTCATGCGGTACGTCTTCGTGGCCGCCGCCAAGGTCGCCCCGTGGCTGAACAACTCCCTGCCGCACAGCATGGCCCGCAAGACGGTCGCCGCGGTCCAGGGTGTGTTCCTGCTGGTCGCCGCGTCCGGTCTGCTGCCGTACGCGGCGGGCTTCGGCTTCGTCGCGCTGGCCCTGGGCTCGCTGCTCTGGTCGTTCGGGCGGGACGTCGTCTGGCTGTTCCGCAACCGCGAGGGCGCCGCCGAACCGACGGCCACGACGACGGCAACCGCCACGGCAACCGCCACGGCCAGGGCCACGGCCACCGTGCACGAGACGGTGACCGTGACCATCGAGCCGGCCGTCGAGCGCCGGACGGCCGAGCTCGTCACGAGCTGA
- a CDS encoding zinc-dependent alcohol dehydrogenase — MKPTANAFWLRSPGQGEIREEALAAPADGEVLVRALYSGVSRGTETLVFRGRVPENQRAAMRAPFQEGDFPAPVKYGYLSVGRVEEGPDALLGRTVFCLYPHQSRYVVPVSAVTVVPESVPAARAVLAGTVETAVNALWDAAPLIGDRIAVVGGGMVGCSVAALLARYPGVRVQLVDADPARADIARALGVDFALPEEALGECDLVVHASASEQGLVRSLELLADEGTVIELSWYGDRRIALPLGEAFHSRRLTVRSSQVGTVSPAGRVGRTYADRLALALELLADARFDALVTGECAFEELPDVLPKLASGELPGMCHRVRYDVE, encoded by the coding sequence ATGAAACCGACAGCCAATGCCTTCTGGCTACGCTCCCCCGGGCAGGGCGAGATCCGTGAGGAGGCCCTCGCGGCGCCCGCCGACGGCGAGGTCCTGGTCCGCGCGCTGTACTCAGGAGTCAGCCGGGGCACCGAGACGCTCGTGTTCCGCGGCCGCGTGCCCGAGAACCAGCGCGCGGCCATGCGCGCGCCCTTCCAGGAGGGCGACTTTCCCGCTCCCGTGAAGTACGGCTATCTCAGCGTCGGTCGGGTGGAAGAGGGGCCCGACGCACTGCTCGGCCGGACCGTCTTCTGTCTGTATCCGCACCAGAGCCGCTACGTCGTTCCGGTGAGCGCCGTCACCGTGGTGCCGGAGTCGGTTCCGGCGGCGCGTGCCGTGCTGGCCGGGACCGTGGAGACCGCCGTCAACGCCCTGTGGGACGCGGCGCCCCTCATCGGGGACCGGATCGCCGTCGTGGGCGGCGGCATGGTCGGCTGCTCGGTCGCCGCGCTCCTCGCGCGCTACCCGGGCGTGCGCGTCCAGCTCGTCGACGCGGACCCGGCGCGCGCCGATATCGCCCGCGCCCTCGGCGTGGACTTCGCGCTGCCCGAGGAGGCGCTGGGCGAGTGCGACCTCGTCGTGCACGCCAGCGCCAGCGAACAGGGCCTCGTGCGCTCCCTCGAACTCCTCGCCGACGAGGGCACGGTCATCGAGCTGAGCTGGTACGGCGACCGCCGCATCGCCCTGCCGCTCGGCGAGGCCTTCCACTCACGCCGGCTCACCGTCCGCAGCAGCCAGGTGGGAACCGTTTCCCCGGCCGGACGCGTCGGACGGACGTACGCGGACCGGCTGGCGCTCGCCCTCGAACTCCTCGCCGACGCGCGCTTCGACGCCCTCGTCACCGGGGAGTGCGCCTTCGAGGAACTCCCGGACGTGCTGCCGAAGCTCGCGAGCGGAGAGCTGCCCGGGATGTGCCACCGGGTGCGCTACGACGTCGAGTGA
- a CDS encoding 6-pyruvoyl trahydropterin synthase family protein produces MFSITVRDHIMIAHSFRGEVFGPAQRLHGATFLVDATFRRAELDDDNIVVDIGLATQELGAVVSELNYRNLDNEPAFANTNTSTEFLAKVIADRLAERIHKGALGENAKGIANLTVTLHESHIAWASYERAL; encoded by the coding sequence TTGTTCAGCATCACCGTTCGCGATCACATCATGATCGCCCACAGCTTCCGCGGGGAGGTCTTCGGACCCGCGCAGCGCCTGCACGGCGCCACGTTCCTCGTGGACGCCACCTTCCGGCGCGCCGAACTGGACGACGACAACATCGTCGTAGACATCGGGCTGGCCACCCAGGAGCTCGGTGCCGTGGTGAGCGAGTTGAACTACCGCAACCTCGACAACGAGCCCGCCTTCGCCAACACCAACACCTCCACGGAGTTCCTGGCCAAGGTGATCGCGGACCGGCTCGCCGAGCGGATCCACAAGGGCGCCCTCGGGGAGAACGCCAAGGGCATCGCGAACCTCACGGTCACCCTGCACGAGTCGCACATCGCCTGGGCGAGTTACGAGCGTGCCCTGTGA
- a CDS encoding glycosyltransferase family 4 protein, with translation MTDVTIDRAVVGTTAQASGATDGVSGAQVKGGAQANGGEHVRLGYVPVQNAALKNAAIIPMSLRSVHFVMPGGVDDPTRPSGGNAYDRRICLDLPGFGWQVHKHAIGGSWPRPDETARAELARTLSELPDGTVVLLDGLVACGVPEIILPEAERLCLAVLVHLPLGDETGLEPELAAELDAKERTTLRGVSAVIATSEWAVRRLVSHHGLAPERVHVAAPGADIAPLASGTDGVSRLLCVAAVTPRKGQHRLVEALATVTELRWSCVLVGGLDQDPEYVDHIRSLIAKFGLEDRFHLAGPQAGAELDASYAAADLMVLTSYAETYGMAVTEALARGIPVLATDVGGLPEAVGRAPDGGVPGILVPPENPAAIAAELRGWFGEADVRRRLKAAARGRRAALDGWATTARSLAHVLGRLRHEPRRAA, from the coding sequence GTGACCGACGTGACCATCGACCGGGCTGTCGTCGGCACCACCGCCCAGGCATCCGGTGCCACGGACGGGGTAAGCGGCGCCCAGGTGAAGGGCGGGGCTCAGGCGAACGGGGGAGAGCACGTGAGGCTCGGCTATGTGCCCGTGCAGAACGCGGCGCTGAAGAACGCCGCGATCATCCCCATGTCGCTGCGTTCCGTGCACTTCGTGATGCCGGGCGGCGTCGACGACCCCACCCGGCCCAGCGGCGGCAACGCCTACGACCGGCGGATCTGCCTCGACCTGCCCGGCTTCGGCTGGCAGGTGCACAAGCACGCGATCGGCGGCAGCTGGCCGCGCCCGGACGAGACGGCCCGCGCCGAACTCGCCCGCACGCTGAGCGAACTCCCCGACGGCACGGTCGTCCTGCTCGACGGGCTGGTCGCCTGCGGCGTCCCCGAGATCATCCTTCCCGAGGCCGAACGCCTCTGCCTGGCCGTGCTGGTGCACCTGCCGCTCGGCGACGAGACCGGCCTGGAGCCCGAACTCGCCGCCGAACTCGACGCCAAGGAGCGCACCACCCTGCGGGGTGTGTCCGCCGTGATCGCGACCAGCGAGTGGGCGGTCCGCAGACTCGTGTCCCACCACGGGCTCGCCCCCGAGCGGGTCCATGTCGCCGCCCCCGGCGCCGACATCGCCCCCCTCGCCTCCGGCACCGACGGCGTCTCCCGGCTGCTGTGCGTGGCCGCGGTCACCCCGCGCAAGGGGCAGCACCGGCTGGTCGAGGCCCTCGCGACCGTCACCGAACTGCGCTGGAGCTGCGTCCTGGTCGGCGGCCTCGACCAGGACCCGGAGTACGTCGACCACATCCGCTCGCTGATCGCGAAGTTCGGCCTGGAGGACCGCTTCCACCTCGCCGGACCGCAGGCCGGCGCGGAACTCGACGCCAGTTACGCCGCCGCCGACCTGATGGTCCTCACCTCCTACGCCGAGACCTACGGCATGGCGGTCACCGAAGCCCTCGCGCGCGGCATCCCCGTCCTCGCCACGGACGTCGGCGGACTCCCCGAGGCCGTCGGCCGCGCCCCCGACGGCGGGGTGCCCGGCATCCTCGTACCGCCGGAGAACCCCGCGGCCATCGCGGCGGAGCTGCGCGGCTGGTTCGGGGAGGCCGACGTGCGGCGCCGGTTGAAGGCGGCGGCGCGCGGACGCCGGGCCGCGCTGGACGGGTGGGCGACCACGGCCCGCAGCCTCGCCCATGTGCTGGGCAGGCTGCGGCACGAACCTCGGAGGGCCGCATGA
- a CDS encoding methyltransferase domain-containing protein: MTTSADMTMSAGGPLSTGGPLSTGATGSSGTPAAAGPVGPAGVAAGAPVGGVLSMAGRGGDTPAPEDHQYAPQWLELRESADADARAVDLLDPLRIRLANLPGRATGLTVHDLGCGTGSMGRWLAPRLDGAQRWVLHDQDPNLLRLAVARAPRAAADGSPVTVTTRRGDIGRLTAADLDGASLVTASALLDVLTREEIEALAAACAGAGVPALLTLSVVGRVDLVPAHPMDAEIAEAFNAHQRASDLLGPDAITTACEAFAQRGATVRVNPSPWQLDTRHTALTEEWLRGWVGAACEQRPELTERAEAYLRDRLAANAAGELRVVVHHSDLLALPRPTGGAS; the protein is encoded by the coding sequence ATGACCACTTCTGCCGATATGACCATGTCCGCGGGCGGGCCCCTGTCGACGGGCGGACCGCTGTCGACGGGCGCGACCGGCTCTTCGGGTACGCCCGCGGCGGCCGGGCCGGTCGGCCCGGCCGGTGTCGCCGCCGGGGCCCCCGTCGGCGGGGTGCTGAGCATGGCGGGACGCGGGGGAGACACGCCGGCGCCCGAGGACCACCAGTACGCGCCGCAGTGGCTGGAGTTGCGCGAGAGCGCCGACGCCGACGCCCGTGCGGTGGATCTGCTCGACCCGCTGCGGATCCGCCTCGCGAACCTGCCCGGTCGTGCCACCGGGCTGACCGTGCACGACCTCGGCTGCGGCACCGGCTCCATGGGCCGCTGGCTCGCGCCCCGACTGGACGGCGCCCAGCGCTGGGTGCTGCACGACCAGGACCCGAACCTGCTGCGGCTGGCCGTCGCGCGGGCGCCGCGCGCCGCCGCCGACGGCAGCCCGGTCACGGTCACCACGCGGCGCGGTGACATCGGCCGGCTGACGGCGGCCGACCTCGACGGGGCCTCGCTGGTGACGGCGTCCGCGCTGCTCGACGTCCTCACCCGCGAGGAGATCGAGGCGCTCGCGGCGGCCTGCGCGGGCGCCGGTGTCCCCGCGCTGCTGACGCTCTCGGTCGTGGGCCGCGTGGACCTCGTCCCCGCGCACCCCATGGACGCCGAGATCGCCGAGGCGTTCAACGCCCACCAGCGCGCGAGCGATCTGCTCGGTCCGGACGCGATCACCACGGCGTGCGAGGCGTTCGCCCAGCGGGGGGCCACGGTCCGGGTCAACCCGAGCCCCTGGCAGCTCGACACGCGGCACACCGCGCTGACCGAGGAGTGGCTGCGGGGCTGGGTCGGCGCCGCCTGCGAGCAGCGCCCCGAACTCACCGAGCGTGCCGAGGCCTACCTCCGCGACCGCCTCGCGGCCAACGCCGCCGGTGAACTCCGCGTCGTCGTCCACCACAGCGACCTCCTGGCGCTGCCCCGACCGACGGGTGGAGCCTCATGA
- a CDS encoding creatininase family protein: MSSSSLVPTDTTADVRARGAAAGRQVAVLPVGSYEQHGPYLPLATDTLVACAIAREIAAAYPVHLLPPVTIACSHEHAAWPGTVSISATTLHAMVRDIAASLRGSGVEALVVVNGHGGNYVLGNVVQESTATGHRMALFPAMEDWDAARERAGVQTSLLSDMHAGEIETSILLHCHPELVRPGHETTDFLADDRRHLLSLGMSAYTDSGVIGRPSLASAAKGKELLAGFVESFGAYFSLLTADD, encoded by the coding sequence ATGAGCAGTTCGAGTCTTGTACCGACGGACACCACCGCGGACGTCCGGGCGCGGGGGGCGGCGGCGGGCCGGCAGGTCGCGGTGCTTCCGGTCGGCAGCTACGAGCAGCACGGTCCGTATCTGCCCCTGGCCACCGACACGCTGGTCGCCTGCGCGATAGCCCGGGAGATAGCCGCCGCGTACCCGGTGCACCTCCTGCCGCCCGTGACCATCGCCTGCTCGCACGAGCACGCGGCCTGGCCCGGCACCGTCAGCATCTCCGCGACGACGCTGCACGCGATGGTGCGGGACATCGCCGCGTCCCTGCGCGGGTCGGGCGTCGAGGCGCTGGTGGTGGTGAACGGACACGGTGGGAATTATGTGCTGGGAAATGTCGTCCAGGAATCCACCGCGACGGGACATCGAATGGCGCTTTTCCCGGCGATGGAGGACTGGGACGCCGCGCGCGAACGGGCGGGCGTACAGACCTCGTTGCTCAGCGATATGCATGCGGGAGAAATCGAGACCTCCATACTTCTGCATTGCCACCCCGAATTGGTCCGTCCCGGTCACGAGACCACCGATTTCCTTGCCGACGACCGCCGTCATCTCCTCTCCCTCGGTATGTCGGCCTACACCGATTCCGGTGTGATCGGCCGTCCGTCCCTGGCGTCCGCCGCGAAGGGGAAGGAGTTGCTGGCAGGGTTCGTGGAATCCTTCGGGGCGTACTTCTCGTTGCTCACCGCGGACGACTGA